In one Echinicola marina genomic region, the following are encoded:
- a CDS encoding RagB/SusD family nutrient uptake outer membrane protein: MKNNYLILLGVCCLCFGILSCQQSFLDETQTTNLDEQTVFSDSTFTMSFLMDIYTGVGFSEDPGRFGAGGTRSGGLQTATDEAEPRILSSITTDIQFITGTVNPLIIDDTPWRVGYSNIRKVNQFLAHLPEAPLDESLKTRLKAEARFLRAWYYSILLKHYGGVPLIGDVVFQSPEEIVAQRNTYAECVEYIVAECDAAALDLPNRPFGRNHGRAGAGSCMALKARVLLYAASPLFNGSGFGDDKVELVGYTDQDPARWRLAWEAARAVIAVQEFDLFVDNGTAPGFGFYKLFLASDFASEGAYKGTLFEIKQGHGNYREQLFNPPSRGGGGGGFPYQELVDAFGMSNGKPITDPSSGYDPDNPYEGRDPRFYNSIVYDQTPLRNAGTPDVPVDIYTGNFNGELQGQDAVFTGTPTGYYGKKFLHKATAANWWIGVPQSRPLLRYAEVLLNFAEARNEDLGPDEEVYSALEAIRMRAGLDPYALPSGLTKEEMRGVIRNERRVELALEGHRFWDVRRWMIAEEVGNQTKTGMEVQRNGSNVTYNRFDVRKHVFRKAAYFWPLPYDEVAKSPELVQNPYY, from the coding sequence ATGAAAAACAATTACCTAATCTTACTTGGGGTTTGTTGTTTGTGTTTTGGTATTTTGTCCTGCCAACAAAGCTTTTTGGATGAGACACAAACAACAAATCTGGATGAGCAAACCGTTTTTTCAGACAGTACATTTACCATGTCATTTCTCATGGATATTTATACTGGTGTTGGATTTTCGGAGGATCCCGGGCGTTTTGGTGCAGGCGGGACTCGGAGTGGGGGGCTGCAGACCGCTACTGATGAGGCGGAGCCTCGTATTTTGTCTTCAATAACGACAGATATCCAGTTTATTACAGGAACTGTAAATCCCTTAATTATTGATGATACTCCATGGCGGGTAGGCTACTCTAATATTAGAAAGGTGAACCAGTTCTTGGCGCACTTGCCTGAGGCACCGCTGGACGAAAGTCTAAAGACCCGTCTCAAAGCCGAAGCGCGATTTTTGCGGGCTTGGTATTATTCTATTCTCCTAAAGCATTATGGAGGAGTGCCATTAATTGGAGATGTAGTGTTTCAGTCTCCTGAGGAAATCGTTGCCCAAAGAAATACCTATGCGGAGTGTGTGGAATATATCGTTGCTGAATGTGATGCTGCAGCACTGGATTTGCCTAACCGTCCATTTGGTCGAAATCACGGTAGGGCAGGAGCAGGTTCTTGTATGGCTTTAAAGGCCAGGGTGCTTTTATATGCGGCCAGTCCATTGTTTAATGGAAGTGGTTTTGGCGATGACAAGGTGGAATTGGTTGGATATACGGATCAGGATCCAGCAAGGTGGCGCTTGGCTTGGGAAGCGGCCAGGGCAGTGATCGCTGTTCAAGAGTTTGATCTGTTTGTAGACAATGGTACAGCGCCAGGATTTGGTTTTTATAAGCTGTTTTTGGCCAGTGATTTTGCCTCAGAAGGAGCTTATAAAGGGACGCTTTTTGAAATTAAGCAAGGTCATGGGAATTATAGAGAACAGCTGTTCAATCCACCATCTCGAGGAGGAGGAGGAGGAGGCTTTCCTTATCAAGAATTGGTGGATGCTTTTGGTATGAGCAATGGAAAACCCATTACAGATCCATCTTCAGGCTACGACCCTGATAATCCTTATGAGGGTCGTGATCCACGTTTTTACAATTCAATTGTATACGATCAGACGCCATTAAGAAATGCAGGAACACCAGATGTCCCTGTGGATATTTATACAGGTAACTTTAACGGAGAGCTGCAGGGGCAGGATGCTGTATTTACCGGTACACCAACCGGGTACTACGGAAAGAAGTTTTTGCACAAAGCTACTGCGGCAAATTGGTGGATTGGGGTTCCGCAATCGAGACCATTATTAAGATATGCAGAAGTACTTTTAAACTTTGCCGAAGCGAGAAATGAGGATTTGGGACCAGATGAAGAGGTCTATAGTGCTTTGGAGGCTATTCGCATGCGTGCTGGACTGGATCCGTATGCTTTGCCCTCCGGATTGACCAAAGAAGAAATGAGGGGAGTGATCCGAAATGAAAGGAGGGTTGAGCTGGCCCTTGAAGGACATCGCTTCTGGGATGTGAGGAGATGGATGATTGCTGAGGAAGTGGGAAATCAAACCAAAACAGGTATGGAAGTTCAGCGCAATGGTAGCAATGTGACCTATAATCGCTTTGATGTCAGGAAGCATGTGTTCAGAAAGGCAGCCTATTTTTGGCCTTTACCCTATGATGAGGTGGCAAAATCTCCTGAATTAGTTCAGAACCCCTACTATTAA
- a CDS encoding DUF5004 domain-containing protein, with protein MKDTLRILKCGLLCAVLSLIFSSCMELIGENQEETIQESVKDISGEWQIKKAFRNELDITEMMDFTQFRITFSEDHTYQVSNYLPFLVRNTGEWHLDDPQYPFYISMTPTGGEALNTEFDFPIANGDREIRLIFSPGCSNNAYEYVLERVKE; from the coding sequence ATGAAGGATACACTAAGAATACTTAAGTGCGGGCTGTTATGTGCCGTACTTAGCTTGATCTTTAGCTCCTGTATGGAGCTGATCGGTGAAAATCAAGAGGAGACCATTCAGGAGAGTGTCAAGGATATCAGTGGGGAATGGCAAATAAAAAAGGCCTTCCGGAATGAACTTGACATTACTGAGATGATGGATTTTACCCAGTTCAGGATTACTTTTTCTGAGGACCATACTTACCAAGTCAGTAACTACCTGCCTTTTTTGGTGAGAAACACCGGCGAGTGGCATTTGGATGATCCCCAATATCCATTTTATATCAGCATGACTCCTACTGGTGGGGAAGCACTCAATACCGAATTTGACTTTCCTATTGCCAATGGGGATCGTGAGATACGATTGATTTTTAGCCCAGGCTGTTCCAATAATGCTTATGAGTATGTACTTGAACGTGTGAAAGAATGA
- a CDS encoding DUF4961 domain-containing protein produces the protein MKYLRMINKKWIYTNVLIAVVAFLLTMCLFLDGIEYPDTVVANEEATFHMKVRVDAAENSDNVRLVIGYLVPKSWRAAENTTVTYTSSIDEGQMNMSLIPTESLPKNGGGVTWSQGIKAKYGFGPNVLDDMEWVAYWSDRVYNVANGEDITADIAIKTKIGPDNLKVKLGFFVNHTNDGLGQNTDHFKVQFTDCISVTDGEGDVTDFCELHFNSAQPLTASKDDIVTLRYQGDIGDNPLDPYEDIYLCSKVITDKGNVYTVCDATSKTKMMKESTFGRTYSLTFWPAGFYGVPEDENILRMEYTFTNADGSVELQEEEDGVPSSPFVYTFKCE, from the coding sequence ATGAAGTATTTAAGAATGATCAATAAAAAGTGGATTTATACCAATGTGCTGATAGCCGTTGTGGCTTTTTTGCTGACCATGTGTCTTTTTTTGGATGGTATTGAATATCCGGACACGGTGGTGGCAAATGAAGAGGCCACCTTCCATATGAAAGTAAGGGTGGATGCTGCCGAAAACAGTGACAATGTAAGGCTGGTGATTGGATATTTGGTGCCCAAAAGCTGGAGAGCTGCAGAAAATACTACAGTTACTTATACCAGCAGCATCGATGAAGGGCAAATGAACATGTCACTGATCCCCACGGAAAGTCTGCCCAAGAATGGTGGAGGGGTGACTTGGTCACAAGGCATTAAGGCCAAATATGGTTTTGGACCGAATGTGTTAGATGATATGGAGTGGGTTGCCTACTGGTCAGATAGGGTCTATAATGTGGCCAATGGGGAAGATATCACTGCAGATATTGCTATAAAAACAAAAATTGGACCTGATAACCTGAAGGTGAAATTGGGATTCTTTGTCAACCACACCAATGACGGTTTGGGACAAAATACGGATCATTTTAAAGTGCAGTTTACGGATTGTATTTCTGTGACTGATGGAGAAGGTGATGTGACTGATTTTTGTGAATTGCATTTTAATTCTGCCCAACCGCTTACCGCGAGCAAGGATGATATCGTGACCTTGAGGTATCAAGGGGACATTGGTGATAATCCATTGGATCCTTATGAAGATATCTATTTGTGTTCCAAAGTTATTACTGATAAAGGCAATGTCTATACAGTGTGCGATGCTACTTCCAAAACAAAGATGATGAAAGAATCCACCTTTGGAAGAACCTATAGCCTGACCTTTTGGCCAGCAGGCTTCTATGGAGTGCCAGAGGATGAAAATATCCTTAGGATGGAGTACACTTTTACCAATGCAGATGGATCTGTTGAGTTGCAGGAGGAGGAAGATGGCGTTCCGTCAAGTCCATTTGTATACACGTTCAAGTGCGAATAA